A genome region from Populus alba chromosome 3, ASM523922v2, whole genome shotgun sequence includes the following:
- the LOC118034045 gene encoding abscisic acid receptor PYL8-like translates to MVTNDYVTIASGKMEDEFIKRHHKHDVKEHQCSSSLVKHIKAPVPLVWSLVRRFDQPQKYKPFVSRCVVQGDLQIGSVREVNVKSGLPATTSTERLELLDDEEHIFSMKIVGGDHRLKNYSSTVTVHPEVIDGRPGTLVIESFVVDVPDGNTKDETCYFVEALIKCNLKSLADVSERLAVQDRTEPIDRM, encoded by the exons ATGGTGACAAATGATTATGTGACGATTGCGAGTGGAAAGATGGAAGATGAGTTCATAAAACGACACCATAAACATGATGTTAAAGAACATCAGTGTAGTTCTTCTCTTGTCAAGCACATCAAGGCTCCTGTTCCTCTT GTGTGGTCTCTGGTGAGGAGATTTGATCAACCACAGAAGTATAAGCCATTTGTAAGCAGGTGTGTTGTGCAGGGAGACCTTCAGATTGGAAGTGTTAGAGAGGTGAATGTTAAGTCCGGACTTCCAGCTACGACTAGTACTGAACGATTGGAGCTATTAGATGATGAGGAGCACATTTTTAGTATGAAGATTGTTGGTGGAGATCATAGACTTAAG AACTATTCGTCCACTGTTACTGTTCATCCAGAGGTCATTGATGGGAGACCTGGTACATTGGTGATCGAGTCATTTGTTGTGGATGTGCCTGATGGAAATACCAAGGATGAAACATGTTACTTTGTTGAGGCCCTGATCAAGTGCAACCTGAAGTCACTGGCTGATGTGTCAGAGCGTTTGGCGGTGCAAGACCGGACAGAACCCATTGACAGAATGTAA